From the Aphelocoma coerulescens isolate FSJ_1873_10779 chromosome 10, UR_Acoe_1.0, whole genome shotgun sequence genome, one window contains:
- the TBC1D2B gene encoding TBC1 domain family member 2B isoform X4 has product MTYWLQELQQKRWEYCNNLDAAKRDSRTSPTPSDFSKGLVAKDNSDLSILSQNASAERARNILAVETSPTDLVGEQAASQPAPVQASAINFSLKQWSTEIKNSMSSLRKGNNENRKSVFYTTEEWELLDPTPKDLEDSMALEEKRKHLAEGNKGLTSSAFPFDFGRIPHKARRPLKDMIGSSKNRTGSDSSPTEWCSGNGNRLVSELQLKYQSQQEELEKLKKDLLSQKELVRLLQQTVRSSQYDKYFASHLCEGVPKDTLELLHQKDDQILGLNNQLEKLNLEKDSLQQEVKNLKCKVGELNERLGMLMETIQAKDEVIMKLSRQLSECEDSTSSQSGAINFPTATCTNKELQELDRLKDNLQGYKTQNKFLNKEILELSALRRNAEAREREWQAKYTSLEAKLCQIESKYLILLQEMKTPVCSEDQSPAREVITQLLEDALKAETSEQPEQAFLKPHLVSEYDIYGFQTVPEDDDDEEKLVAKSRALDLRSLSLSENREISTGVKWENYLASTMNREMMRCVELKNLIRSGIPHEHRSKMWKWCVSLHVKKFKDSTVPGYFQTLLQKALEKPNPASKQIELDLLRTLPNNKHYSSPTSEGIQKLRNVLLAFSWRNPDIGYCQGLNRLVAIALLYLEQEDAFWCLVTIVEVFMPRDYYTKTLLGSQVDQRVFKDLMSEKLPRLHAHFEQYKVDYTLITFNWFLVVFVDSVVSDILFKIWDSFLYEGPKVIFRFALALFKYKEEEILKLQDSMSIFKYLRYFTRTILDARKLTAIAFGDLNPFPLRQIRNRRTYHLEKVRLELTELEAIREDFLRERETCVEKRDLISDDEEDS; this is encoded by the exons ATGACCTATTGGCTTCAGGAGTTGCAGCAGAAGAGGTGGGAATATTGCAACAACCTTGACGCAGCAAAAAGGGACAGCCGGACTTCTCCCACACCAAGTGACTTTTCCAAAGGTCTTGTTGCCAAAGACAACTCTG ATTTGAGTATCCTAAGTCAAAATGCTTCAGCAGAGAGAGCTAGAAATATTCTAGCTGTGGAGACTTCTCCTACAGACCTGGTGGGGGAACAAGCAGCTTCCCAGCCTGCACCAGTCCAAGCAAGTGCCATCAATTTCTCACTTAAACAATGGAGTACTGAGATCAA AAATTCCATGTCCTccttaagaaaaggaaataatgaaAATCGCAAGAGTGTATTTTATACCACTGAGGAGTGGGAACTGCTGGATCCAACCCCAAAAGATTTGGAGGACTCAATGGCTctggaagaaaagaggaaacacctggcagaaggaaataaag GACTGACTAGTTCAGCTTTTCCATTTGATTTTGGCCGCATTCCACACAAAGCAAGGCGCCCGTTGAAAGATATGATTGGATCAAGCAAAAACCGCACCGGCAGCGACTCTTCTCCAACAGAGTGGTGTTCTGGCAATGGGAACAGACTAGTCTCTGAACTGCAACTGAAGTATCAAAGCCAGCAGGAAGAGTTGGAGAAGTTAAAGAAAGATCTTTTGAGCCAAAAG GAACTTGTTCGACTTCTGCAGCAAACAGTCCGATCTTCCCAATATGATAAATACTTTGCAAGCCACCtttgtgagggggttcccaaaGATACATTAGAGCTGTTGCACCAAAAAGATGACCAGATTTTGGGCCTCAACAATCAGCTTGAAAAGTTAAATCTGGAAAAAGACagtctccagcaggaagtcAAGAATCTGAAGTGTAAAGTTGGAGAACTCAACGAACGGCTGGGAATGTTGATGGAAACTATTCAAGCTAAAGATGAAGTCATCATGAAACTCTCTCGTCAACTCAGTGAATGTGAGGACAGCACATCCTCTCAGAGTGGAGCAATAAATttccccacagccacctgtaCTAATAAGGAGCTACAGGAACTAGACCGACTAAAA GACAATCTTCAGGGTTATAAGACCcagaataaatttttaaataagGAAATTTTGGAACTTTCTGCTCTACGAAGAAATgcagaagcaagagagagagaatgGCAGGCAAAG TATACCAGCTTGGAAGCCAAACTCTGCCAGATTGAAAGTAAATATTTGATCTTGCTTCAAGAAATGAAAACTCCTGTTTGTTCTGAGGATCAAAGTCCTGCTCGTGAGGTCATCACACAGTTACTGGAAGATGCCTTGAAAGCAGAAACTAGTGAACAACCAGAACAGGCATTTTTGAAACCACACCTGGTCAG TGAATATGATATATATGGTTTTCAGACTGTTCcagaggatgatgatgatgaggagAAACTAGTAGCAAAATCACGAGCTTTGGACTTGAGATCACTTTCACTCAGTGAAAATCGAGAGATCTCCACAGGAGTGAAGTGGGAAAACTATCTTGCAAGCACAATGAATAGAGAGATGATGCGCTGTGTGGAACTGAAGAACCTCATTCGGTCTGGAATTCCACATGAACATCGTTCCAAGATGTGGAAATGGTGTGTCAGTCTCCATGTCAAAAAATTCAAGGACAGCACTGTTCCTGGCTACTTCCAAACCTTGCTTCAAAAAGCTCTGGAAAAACCAAATCCTGCATCTAAACAGATTGAGTTGGATCTCTTGAGGACTTTGCCAAACAACAAACATTACTCCTCCCCAACATCTGAAGGGATCCAGAAGCTGCGAAATGTGCTGCTGGCATTTTCCTGGAGAAATCCTGATATAGGATATTGCCAAGGGCTCAACAG GTTGGTAGCAATTGCACTTCTGTACTTGGAACAGGAAGATGCTTTTTGGTGTCTAGTAACAATAGTGGAAGTTTTCATGCCTCGTGATTATTATACTAAGACACTGCTGGGATCACAG GTTGATCAGCGAGTGTTCAAGGATTTAATGAGTGAGAAGCTTCCACGACTGCATGCTCATTTTGAACAATATAAAGTTGATTATACTCTTATCACTTTCAACTGGTTTCTTGTGGTGTTTGTGGACAGCGTGGTTAGCGACATCCTTTTCAAAATCTGGGACTCCTTCCTCTATGAGGGACCAAAG GTAATATTCCGATTTGCCCTGGcactttttaaatacaaagaagAGGAAATCTTGAAGCTGCAAGATTCAATGTCCATTTTCAAGTACCTTCGCTATTTCACACGCACCATCCTTGATGCCAG